A single genomic interval of Aedes aegypti strain LVP_AGWG chromosome 1, AaegL5.0 Primary Assembly, whole genome shotgun sequence harbors:
- the LOC5573329 gene encoding odorant receptor Or2 isoform X2 has protein sequence MVVIASMIFVLQYTIFLIFSFSMLGAEVMEESARVSDAVYNSNWYMRMPAERRLLWFMKLRSDRPVGITAVKFFFVNRSTFAEAMKTAFSFFTIMRRFYGEE, from the exons ATGGTCGTAATCGCATCGATGATATTCGTTCTGCAGTATACCATATTTCTCATATTTTCGTTCTCGATGTTGGGAGCTGAAGTCATGGAAGAG AGCGCTCGGGTGTCCGATGCCGTCTACAATTCGAATTGGTACATGCGAATGCCTGCCGAAAGACGTCTGCTGTGGTTCATGAAGCTGAGATCGGATCGACCGGTGGGCATAACTGCTGTAAAATTCTTCTTCGTCAATAGGTCTACTTTTGCGGAG GCCATGAAAAcggctttttcatttttcactattATGCGGCGGTTCTACGGAGAAGAGTAG
- the LOC5573329 gene encoding uncharacterized protein LOC5573329 isoform X1, producing the protein MTTQRTPPFQLMSASLKLCKWFGLWNESNLSRPCWQTVFVIFCLLFWYILPGYLYIARGEKTLQTLLKPIIEIFAMSVITIRCIYHIFNRKNLQECFVDLQEAISAFKNCPYEDVRRTLKHLHKSAHYVVKIYVSIVFIQASAYGVVPAALITYQYCTSDEMIQLPSAVMDADYVLFDQVRTLPGKCTKPSAGIMVLYLHSSNVLFAVCRQHGMTHPQCCVQRGS; encoded by the exons ATGACTACGCAAAGAACGCCACCGTTTCAGCTAATGTCCGCCTCGTTAAAACTGTGCAAGTGGTTTGGACTTTGGAACGAGTCCAATCTGAGCAGACCCTGTTGGCAAACCGTATTCGTCATTTTTTGTCTGCTCTTTTGGTACATACTACCAGGATATCTGTACATTGCACGTGGCGAGAAAACGCTTCAGACTCTTCTGAAGCCTATTATAGAGATTTTTGCGATGTCCGTAATTACGATTAGGTGCATCTATCACATATTCAACCGTAAGAATCTCCAAGAGTGTTTCGTTGATCTTCAAGAAGCAATATCCGCTTTCAAAAACTGTCCGTATGAAGACGTTCGACGAACTTTGaaacatttgcataaatcagcCCACTATGTCGTCAAGATCTACGTATCCATCGTGTTCATCCAAGCCAGTGCCTACGGAGTAGTTCCCGCTGCTCTTATCACTTACCAGTATTGTACGTCCGATGAGATGATCCAATTACCATCAGCGGTGATGGACGCAGA CTATGTACTGTTCGACCAAGTGCGCACGTTGCCTGGAAAATGTACTAAACCCTCTGCTGGCATTATGGTATTGTACCTGCATAGTTCAAACGTGTTATTTGCTGTTTGTCGTCAGCATGGTATGACGCATCCACAGTGCTGCGTCCAACGTGGTTCTTAA
- the LOC5566960 gene encoding odorant receptor 49b, with protein sequence MNTNSQPPFRLMSASLKLCKWLGLWHDANLDKPCWQTVFLILCLLFWYILPGYMYIVRGEKMLQDLLKPILEVFSMSVIVLRCLIHMINRQSVQECFADLQNAISKFKNSPYEDVQKILRHLLKSADYIVKFYVSIVFVQAGLYGFLSAALTTFKYCTSNEIIQLPSAVMDADYVLFGHTVNYWIWLPVTIVSLIIEYLMLGSISAQECLFWNLLHHISSLFKIVHLEIARLDQYKDPKQFKERLAFIVSIHEVCFRSARCMEKVLSPLLALWYCACIAQTCYLLFFISMVNDVVVVASMIFVLQYVVFLIFSFSMLGAELMEESARVSVAIYKTQWYNRMAAERRLLLFMKMRADRPVGITAVKFFYVNRSTFAEAMKSAFSFFTIMQQFYGDK encoded by the exons ATGAATACTAATTCACAACCTCCGTTCCGGCTGATGTCCGCCTCGTTGAAGCTGTGCAAGTGGCTTGGACTTTGGCACGACGCCAACCTGGACAAGCCCTGTTGGCAAACTGTGTTCCTAATTCTCTGTCTGTTGTTCTGGTACATACTACCGGGGTACATGTACATCGTACGAGGGGAAAAAATGCTGCAGGATCTTCTCAAGCCGATACTCGAAGTGTTCTCCATGTCTGTAATTGTGCTTCGGTGCCTCATCCATATGATTAATCGCCAGAGTGTTCAAGAGTGTTTCGCTGATCTTCAAAACGCAATATCCAAATTCAAAAACAGCCCCTATGAAGACGTCCAGAAAATTTTGCGGCATCTACTCAAATCAGCCGACTACATCGTCAAGTTCTACGTATCCATCGTATTTGTTCAAGCTGGTTTGTACGGATTTCTTTCTGCTGCTTTAACCACTTTTAAGTATTGTACGTCCAATGAGATAATCCAATTACCATCCGCGGTAATGGATGCAGA TTATGTACTGTTCGGCCATACCGTGAACTATTGGATATGGCTGCCGGTAACAATCGTGTCACTAATTATTGAATACCTGATGCTGGGATCAATTTCAGCTCAAGAATGTCTCTTTTGGAATCTTCTGCATCACATATCCAGTCTTTTCAAAATAGTCCACCTGGAAATAGCCCGACTGGATCAATACAAAGATCCAAAGCAGTTCAAAGAACGGCTGGCATTCATTGTTTCCATACATGAGGTTTGCTTCCGATCTGCTCGTTGCATGGAAAAAGTTTTAAGTCCGCTGCTTGCTCTATGGTATTGCGCTTGCATAGCACAAACGTGTTATCTGCTGTTCTTCATCAGTATG GTCAATGATGTGGTAGTAGTTGCGTCGATGATATTTGTACTGCAGTATGTtgtatttttaatcttttcatTTTCGATGCTGGGAGCTGAACTCATGGAAGAG AGCGCTCGGGTGTCCGTTGCTATCTATAAAACGCAATGGTACAACCGAATGGCTGCCGAAAGGCGTTTGCTACTGTTCATGAAAATGAGAGCGGACCGTCCGGTGGGTATCACTGCCGTCAAATTCTTCTATGTTAACAGATCCACTTTTGCGGAA GCTATGAAATccgcattttcatttttcacgatAATGCAGCAATTCTATGGAGATAAGTGA
- the LOC5573330 gene encoding odorant receptor 9a, translating to MQQKPPFRLMSASLKLCRWLGLWHDVNLDKPCWQTVFISFCLLFWYILPGCLYITRGERMLQYLLKSILEVFSMCVIVLRCVVHMINRKTVQNCFVELQDAISTFENSPYEDVRQMLRHLLKSADYLVKIYVSIVFIQASIYGLVPAILTTYRYCNSNETIQLPSAVMEADYVLFDHSTNYWIWLLVTIISLLVEYLLLGTFSSQECLFWNLLHHVSSLLKVVRLEIARLDQYTDPKQYTERLASIVSTHEVCYRCARSLEIVLSPLLAVLYCTCITQTCYLLFVISMIDDLVVIASMIFVLQYIVFLIFSFSMLGAELTEESALVSEAIYNSNWYMRMPAERRLLLFMKMRADRPVGITAAKFFYVNRSTFAEAMKTAFSFFTIMQQFYGE from the exons ATGCAGCAAAAACCTCCGTTTCGGCTCATGTCCGCTTCGTTGAAGCTATGCAGATGGCTTGGACTTTGGCACGACGTCAATCTGGACAAGCCTTGCTGGCAAACCGTGTTTATCAGTTTCTGTCTGCTGTTTTGGTACATACTGCCAGGATGCCTGTATATCACACGAGGGGAAAGAATGCTCCAATATCTTCTGAAATCAATTCTAGAAGTTTTCTCCATGTGCGTTATTGTGCTTCGATGCGTTGTTCACATGATCAATCGCAAGACTGTCCAAAATTGCTTCGTTGAACTTCAAGATGCAATATCTACATTTGAAAACTCTCCCTATGAAGACGTCCGGCAAATGCTACGGCATCTACTTAAATCGGCCGACTACCTCGTGAAGATCTACGTATCCATCGTATTCATACAAGCCAGTATCTACGGATTGGTTCCCGCTATTTTAACGACATACCGGTACTGTAACTCCAATGAGACAATCCAATTACCTTCAGCGGTTATGGAGGCGGA CTATGTACTGTTCGACCATTCGACCAATTACTGGATATGGTTGCTTGTAACAATCATATCACTTCTTGTTGAATACCTGTTGCTGGGAACTTTTTCATCGCAAGAGTGTCTTTTCTGGAATCTACTGCATCATGTGTCCAGTCTGCTCAAAGTAGTTCGCTTGGAAATAGCCCGACTTGATCAATACACCGATCCGAAGCAGTACACAGAACGACTGGCAAGTATTGTGTCCACGCATGAGGTATGCTACAGATGTGCTCGCAGTTTGGAGATCGTGCTAAGTCCGCTGCTTGCTGTATTGTACTGTACATGCATAACTCAAACATGCTACTTGCTGTTCGTCATCAGTATG ATCGATGACTTAGTCGTCATTGCGTCGATGATATTCGTTCTGCAGTATATCGTATTTCTAATTTTCTCGTTCTCGATGTTGGGAGCTGAGCTCACGGAAGAG AGCGCTCTGGTGTCCGAAGCAATCTATAATTCGAACTGGTACATGCGAATGCCTGCCGAAAGACGTTTGCTGTTGTTCATGAAAATGAGAGCGGACCGACCGGTGGGTATCACTGCCGCTAAATTCTTCTATGTTAATCGATCCACTTTTGCGGAG GCAATGAAAAcagctttttcatttttcacgatAATGCAGCAGTTCTACGGAGAATAG